CAAAACTTGCAATCTCGTTTGTCTCATTCGTGCTGCTGTCTTTCGCAGCTGTATCCGCTCAGGATGTCCCGCTGGTCTACGACTTGGAAAACACCGGAGAGAAGTTTCCTCAACCGGTGCTGTCGGCTTTCGAGCAATTGCCGGTCGTGCGACCTCTGCCTGATCCGTTTGCGTGGCCGGACGGCAGCGGGCGTTCCACAAAGTTCGCAGACTGGGCTCGTCGTCGCTCAGAGATCAAAGCTGAGATTGAAAGATACGGGGTTGGGGAAAAACCACCGCGTCCGAAAGACATCGCCGCGACCCTCAAAGACGGAACACTCACCGTCAAGGCGACTGAAAATGGCGAGACCCTGACGCTTACCGCGCGAGTGAGTATGCCGAAGGGCGACGGTCCATTCCCCGCTGTTATCGGAATCGGCTTTGGTGGCGGAACCGGAAGTTTGCCGGCCGACATCTTCACCAGTCGCGACGTCGCGACGATCTCGTTCGACTTCAAACAGGTGATGGCTCACCAGCAGAAGCGCGGCAACGAACCGATCAACCGGCTCTATCCGGAACTCACACACATCGGAGCCTACGCGGCCTGGCCGTGGGGGATCAGCCGTATCATCGACGGTCTGGAACTGGTCGAAAAAGACCTGCCGATCGACCGCAAACGACTGGCCGTCACAGGCTGTTCGTTCGCCGGAAAAATGGCTCTGTTTGCCGGGGCCTTCGATGAGCGGATCACCCTGACCATTGCCCAGGAATCGGGCGGCGGAGGTGCCGCGGCGTGGCGAGTTTCTGAAACGCTTGGCAACGTGGAAACGCTCGGCAAGACCAGTCGAGCGTGGTTTCGGGAAGACATGTTTGAATTCTCTGCCGCCGTCGACAAGCTGCCGTACGACCATCACGAACTGATGGCGATGGTTGCTCCGCGAGCTCTGCTAGTTCTCGGGAACCCGGAATACGAATGGCTGGCGGATGAATCGGGATACGTTTCCTGCCGAGCCGCTCATGAAGTCTGGAAGACGTTCGGCATCGGCGATCGCTTTGGTTTCTCGATCGTTGCCGGACATCCGCATTGCCAGCTTCCTGCCAGCCAGCGACCGGAAGTCGAAGCGTTCGTCGACAAATTTCTGCTGGGCAAGTCGGACGTGAAGACAGACGTCACCAAACACCCGTTCGATTTGGTCGAACACGAATTCTGGTACGACGGTTGGACGAAAGGCAAGTCGACGTTCCCAACGTTGGACGGCGAGAACATCGAGACCTTCACTTTCGAGGCCGAAGCGATGAAGTCCGGTTCCGACTGGGAAATCAAATCCGCCGAAGACGCTTCCGCCGGAAAGTACATTACGGTCAAGCCCAGTATTGAAAGCCCGCCAGCCGTTCCCGCAGGCGACAACGCAGCCGTCACAATTCCATTCACAACTACCAAAGACGCGAAGTACTACATCCACGCTCGCGTGAACTGCCCCTCGGCGGACGACGATTCATTCTGGATCCAGATCGACGACGAAGGTTTCGTCATGGCCAACGGCCTCGGAACCCAAGGATGGCAATGGGTCAAGCTGGCCACCTTCAAACCAACACCCGGCAAGCACACGCTGACCATCAAGTACCGCGAAAACGGAGCCTTCCTCGATCGCATCGGAATCACAACCTACCCGTTCGGAGCAGACGCCCTCGACGCGGCCAAAGCTGAACCAAGCTTGAAGAATGCCGTCGACAAGCGGTTCAAGATCGGTGTCGGCGTCGGACATCGGGTTGTTCAGAACGATGAAGACGCCGCACTGATTCGCAGGCACTTTGAAATTCTGACTCCCGAAAACTGCATGAAGCCGGAGGGCATTCATCCGCAGGAAAATGAATGGAAGTTTGAGCCGAGTGATGCGTTCGCCGACTTCGCCCGAGAACACAACATGGAATTGGTCGGCCATTGCCTTGTTTGGGCCAAGGATGACCGAACCGACGAGTGGATGATGAATGAGGGTGAAAATCCGGTGTCGCGAGAGAAGCTGTTGCAGCGAATTCAAACGCACGTCAAGACCGTCGTCAGTCGTTACGCCGACGTGGCCACTCACTGGGATGTCGTCAACGAAGCGATTGGCGATAGCAACGATGATCTGCTGCGCGATTCGGTGTACTCGCAAACGACCGGGATGGACTTCATCGTCACCGCGTT
This DNA window, taken from Fuerstiella marisgermanici, encodes the following:
- a CDS encoding endo-1,4-beta-xylanase, with the translated sequence MTKLAISFVSFVLLSFAAVSAQDVPLVYDLENTGEKFPQPVLSAFEQLPVVRPLPDPFAWPDGSGRSTKFADWARRRSEIKAEIERYGVGEKPPRPKDIAATLKDGTLTVKATENGETLTLTARVSMPKGDGPFPAVIGIGFGGGTGSLPADIFTSRDVATISFDFKQVMAHQQKRGNEPINRLYPELTHIGAYAAWPWGISRIIDGLELVEKDLPIDRKRLAVTGCSFAGKMALFAGAFDERITLTIAQESGGGGAAAWRVSETLGNVETLGKTSRAWFREDMFEFSAAVDKLPYDHHELMAMVAPRALLVLGNPEYEWLADESGYVSCRAAHEVWKTFGIGDRFGFSIVAGHPHCQLPASQRPEVEAFVDKFLLGKSDVKTDVTKHPFDLVEHEFWYDGWTKGKSTFPTLDGENIETFTFEAEAMKSGSDWEIKSAEDASAGKYITVKPSIESPPAVPAGDNAAVTIPFTTTKDAKYYIHARVNCPSADDDSFWIQIDDEGFVMANGLGTQGWQWVKLATFKPTPGKHTLTIKYRENGAFLDRIGITTYPFGADALDAAKAEPSLKNAVDKRFKIGVGVGHRVVQNDEDAALIRRHFEILTPENCMKPEGIHPQENEWKFEPSDAFADFAREHNMELVGHCLVWAKDDRTDEWMMNEGENPVSREKLLQRIQTHVKTVVSRYADVATHWDVVNEAIGDSNDDLLRDSVYSQTTGMDFIVTAFKTARAHDPDALLIYNDYNGHKPGKRKKLIELLTKLKAAGAPIDAYGMQGHFELGDNSLPELRATFDELRKLGIQVVVSELDIDVVKRGRWWADGNKYRDELKTFDPYKDGMPPEIEQQMVKQYVELFKLFHEYRDIIARVSFWNLHDGHSWLNYFPWERVNHPLLFDRQRKPKAAFDAVYEMLKKSSDQKAAVRHTPLQRTDANSKKVHKQLVAKTKLGQIDVYFQGDSITRRWGATDYPELLAHWKKSFHGWNAANFAWGGDNTHHILWRMQNGELEGVSPKVVCLQAGANNLPWIGAAKQSHVTDVVEGIEVIIAEFRSRFPDVPVVLTAMFPRDQNAALAPTIDAINKKLKVISQADKRIHWININDDPAGASGKLLPDVSSDGIHLEKAGYEVWAQALRPILTKLLGEPAEVDRAPPATGNPGL